A single region of the Sphingobium sp. EP60837 genome encodes:
- a CDS encoding GIY-YIG nuclease family protein, which yields MTSDQQGGWVYIMADRYRGTMYVGVTANLAARIHQHRLGEGSDFCTRYGLVHLVWAEHADDIASCIEHEKRLKRWRRQWKFDLIERANPDWRDMFDTLA from the coding sequence ATGACAAGCGACCAGCAAGGCGGCTGGGTCTATATCATGGCCGATCGCTATCGCGGCACCATGTATGTCGGCGTCACGGCAAACCTTGCGGCACGCATCCATCAGCATCGATTGGGCGAAGGATCTGACTTCTGCACCCGTTACGGACTTGTCCACCTCGTATGGGCGGAGCATGCAGATGACATCGCAAGCTGCATTGAACATGAAAAGCGCCTCAAGCGCTGGCGCCGCCAATGGAAGTTCGACCTGATTGAAAGAGCCAACCCGGATTGGCGGGACATGTTCGATACACTTGCGTGA
- the leuA gene encoding 2-isopropylmalate synthase, whose protein sequence is MMLTDPSQKYRPFPQVDLPNRQWPSAVITSPPRWLSTDMRDGNQSLIDPMNAEKKRRFFDLLIRVGVKEIEVGFPSAGATEFDFISGLVRDGAIPDDVFPQVLTQAREDLIATTFESLRGAKQAIVHVYNAVSPAWRNIVFQMDRPQIKEIAINAAKLLRDNAAKQPNTDWHFEYSPETFSTAELDFSLECCEAVMEILQPTPERPLILNLPATVEAATPNIYADQIEWMCRNISKRDSVVISLHTHNDRGTGVAAAELGLMAGADRVEGCLFGNGERTGNCDLVTVALNMYTQGVNPGLDFSDIDEVIQTVEYCNQLPVHPRHPYAGELVFTAFSGSHQDAIKKGFAVQETRNDRIWDVPYLPIDPKDLGRDYEAVIRVNSQSGKGGVAWVLQQDKGLKLPKRMQADFSRVVQALADQTSRELNAADIWTAFEDHYRLSGDQPYKLIDYNESGHAGDRIFTGKIAHKGGERSISGRGNGLLSSVLAALREDLGVDLEIADYSEHAIGAGTDVAAAAYVECRTPDGRTIFGIGTDTDVATASVQAVLSAANSIS, encoded by the coding sequence ATGATGCTGACCGACCCTTCGCAGAAATACCGCCCCTTCCCTCAGGTGGATCTGCCCAACCGCCAGTGGCCCAGCGCCGTCATCACCTCGCCGCCGCGCTGGCTCTCGACCGACATGCGCGATGGTAACCAGTCGCTGATCGATCCCATGAACGCGGAAAAGAAGCGCCGCTTCTTCGACCTGCTGATCAGGGTGGGCGTCAAGGAGATCGAGGTCGGCTTCCCCAGCGCGGGCGCGACCGAGTTCGACTTCATCTCCGGCCTGGTCCGCGACGGCGCGATCCCCGACGATGTCTTCCCGCAAGTGCTGACCCAGGCCCGCGAAGACCTGATCGCGACCACCTTCGAAAGCCTGCGGGGCGCCAAGCAGGCGATCGTCCATGTCTATAATGCCGTCTCTCCGGCGTGGCGGAACATCGTGTTCCAGATGGACCGACCGCAGATCAAGGAAATCGCGATCAACGCGGCAAAGCTGCTGCGCGACAATGCGGCCAAGCAGCCCAACACCGACTGGCATTTCGAATATTCGCCGGAAACCTTCTCCACGGCGGAGCTAGATTTCAGCCTGGAATGTTGTGAAGCGGTCATGGAAATCCTGCAGCCGACGCCAGAGCGCCCGCTGATCCTGAACCTGCCCGCGACGGTCGAAGCCGCGACGCCCAACATCTACGCGGACCAGATCGAATGGATGTGCCGCAACATTTCGAAACGCGACAGCGTCGTCATCTCGCTGCACACCCATAATGACCGCGGCACCGGCGTCGCGGCGGCCGAGCTGGGACTGATGGCGGGTGCGGATCGTGTCGAAGGCTGTCTGTTCGGCAATGGCGAGCGTACCGGCAATTGCGATCTCGTGACCGTCGCGCTCAACATGTACACGCAGGGTGTCAATCCGGGGCTCGACTTCTCCGACATCGACGAGGTCATTCAGACCGTCGAATATTGCAACCAGCTGCCCGTTCATCCGCGCCATCCCTATGCGGGCGAACTGGTCTTCACCGCCTTCTCCGGCTCGCACCAGGACGCGATCAAGAAGGGTTTTGCCGTTCAGGAAACGCGCAACGACCGGATTTGGGACGTGCCCTATCTGCCCATCGATCCCAAGGATCTGGGCCGCGACTATGAAGCGGTGATCCGCGTCAATTCGCAGTCCGGTAAGGGCGGCGTCGCCTGGGTGCTGCAGCAGGACAAGGGGCTGAAGCTGCCCAAGCGCATGCAGGCGGATTTCTCCCGCGTCGTCCAGGCGCTGGCCGACCAGACCAGCCGCGAGCTGAACGCCGCCGACATCTGGACCGCGTTCGAGGATCATTACCGCCTCTCGGGTGACCAGCCCTACAAGCTGATCGACTATAATGAGAGCGGCCATGCGGGCGACCGCATCTTCACCGGCAAGATCGCGCACAAGGGCGGCGAACGGAGCATTTCCGGACGCGGCAACGGCCTGCTCTCCTCGGTGCTGGCCGCCCTGCGCGAGGATCTCGGCGTCGATCTGGAGATTGCCGACTATAGCGAACATGCGATCGGCGCAGGCACGGACGTTGCCGCCGCCGCCTATGTCGAATGCCGCACGCCCGACGGCCGCACAATCTTCGGCATCGGCACCGACACCGACGTCGCCACCGCGTCGGTCCAGGCTGTGCTTTCGGCCGCCAACAGCATTTCATAA